A genomic window from Candidatus Denitrolinea symbiosum includes:
- a CDS encoding DNA-binding response regulator, which yields MATRVLIVDDEPRYLRLLEANLRTEGYEVVTAQDGQQALDVFSSQPIDLVLLDIMMPRLDGFGATQRIREFSSVPIIILTAKGEEQDRVRGLDLGADDYLVKPFSATELLARVRAVLRRAQRPGDGSQARFFTHENLRIDFARAEVWRGEQDISLSATEYRLLLQFAHNLGKILAPEDLLTSVWGPEYKSDKEILWVSIARLRQKLEDDPHNPRHIVTRSGLGYLMPPTEG from the coding sequence ATGGCCACACGAGTTTTGATCGTGGATGACGAACCCCGCTATCTGCGACTGCTGGAAGCCAACCTGCGCACCGAAGGCTACGAAGTGGTCACCGCGCAGGACGGACAGCAGGCGCTGGACGTGTTTTCATCCCAGCCTATTGACCTGGTGTTGCTCGACATTATGATGCCGCGTCTCGACGGTTTCGGCGCCACCCAGCGCATCCGTGAATTCTCCAGCGTCCCCATCATCATCCTCACCGCCAAGGGCGAAGAACAGGACCGCGTGCGCGGCCTCGACCTCGGCGCCGACGACTACCTCGTCAAACCCTTCTCGGCGACCGAATTGCTGGCGCGCGTGCGCGCCGTCCTGCGCCGCGCCCAGCGTCCCGGCGACGGCTCTCAGGCGCGTTTCTTCACCCACGAAAACCTGCGCATCGACTTTGCCCGCGCCGAAGTCTGGCGCGGCGAACAGGATATCTCCCTCTCTGCCACCGAATACCGCCTGCTGCTGCAATTCGCGCACAACCTCGGCAAGATCCTCGCTCCCGAAGACCTGCTCACCAGCGTCTGGGGACCAGAATACAAGTCCGACAAGGAGATCTTGTGGGTCAGCATCGCCCGCCTGCGCCAAAAACTGGAGGACGATCCTCACAACCCCCGGCACATCGTCACGCGCTCCGGCCTCGGTTATCTCATGCCGCCCACAGAAGGATGA
- a CDS encoding metal dependent amidohydrolases: protein MKLLYNARIHTLNPAQETASALLIERGEIIAAGGDELLDARAEKFDLGGRVVLPGLTDAHIHLHHYALGLQKVDCETSTLEECLRRVAERAKTVKKGEWILGHGWNQNEWGELTAKSAKEEINFGGEIPWPSARDLDFAAPDHPVYLTAKSLHAAWANSAALKLAGIASSTPNPENGEIQRDARGQPTGILLESAMELVSAKIPQPGMDAVTEAIRAAQPILWKMGLTGVHDFDRRACFMALQQLHQRGELKLRVVKSIPVEDLEHACELGLQSGFGDDWLRVGNVKAFMDGALGPRTAAMFQPYLGDAENRGILNMDGEHLFELARRAADAGLAMTVHAIGDRANHEVLDAYEQLRGYERAHGLPALRHRIEHVQAIHPDDAARLSALNVIASMQPIHATSDMRMAERYWGGRTRLAYAWRTQLAHGARLAFGSDAPVESPNPFLGLFAAVTRRRAGEAGEAWIPEEKLTRREAVEAYTMGAAYAAGMETRLGRLAPGCLADLIVLEKDPFACPAEDLLTMQSSATMAGGDWVWRSA from the coding sequence ATGAAACTCCTCTACAATGCCCGCATCCACACATTGAACCCCGCGCAAGAGACGGCCTCCGCGCTGTTGATCGAGCGCGGCGAAATTATCGCGGCCGGCGGGGATGAACTGCTCGATGCCCGCGCCGAGAAATTCGACCTCGGCGGACGCGTCGTCCTGCCCGGCCTCACCGACGCGCACATTCATTTACACCATTACGCGCTCGGCCTGCAAAAGGTGGACTGCGAAACCTCCACGCTGGAGGAATGCCTGCGCCGCGTGGCCGAGCGCGCCAAGACCGTCAAAAAAGGGGAATGGATTTTGGGGCATGGATGGAATCAGAACGAGTGGGGAGAATTAACCGCAAAGAGCGCGAAGGAAGAAATAAACTTTGGCGGCGAAATTCCCTGGCCTTCCGCGCGCGACCTCGACTTCGCCGCGCCGGACCATCCCGTCTATCTCACCGCAAAATCCCTCCACGCCGCGTGGGCGAACAGCGCCGCGCTGAAACTGGCGGGCATCGCGTCTTCGACGCCGAATCCCGAAAATGGGGAAATCCAACGCGACGCGCGCGGCCAGCCGACGGGCATCCTGCTCGAATCGGCGATGGAACTGGTCAGCGCGAAGATTCCCCAGCCGGGCATGGACGCGGTGACGGAAGCGATCCGCGCCGCGCAGCCCATCTTGTGGAAAATGGGACTGACGGGCGTCCACGATTTCGACCGCCGCGCCTGCTTCATGGCTTTGCAGCAATTACATCAACGCGGCGAACTCAAACTGCGCGTCGTCAAAAGCATCCCGGTCGAAGACCTGGAGCACGCGTGCGAACTCGGCCTGCAAAGCGGCTTCGGCGACGACTGGCTGCGCGTCGGCAACGTCAAAGCCTTCATGGACGGCGCGCTCGGCCCGCGCACGGCCGCCATGTTCCAGCCGTATCTGGGCGACGCGGAAAACCGCGGCATCCTCAACATGGACGGCGAACATCTCTTTGAACTCGCCCGCCGCGCCGCGGACGCGGGCCTGGCGATGACCGTCCACGCCATCGGCGACCGCGCCAACCACGAGGTATTGGACGCCTACGAGCAGTTGCGCGGCTACGAACGCGCGCACGGACTCCCCGCGCTGCGTCACCGCATCGAACACGTGCAGGCGATCCATCCCGACGACGCGGCGCGGTTATCCGCGCTGAATGTGATCGCCTCGATGCAGCCCATCCACGCCACCTCGGACATGCGCATGGCGGAGCGTTACTGGGGCGGGCGCACGCGTCTCGCCTACGCCTGGCGGACCCAGCTCGCGCACGGCGCGCGCCTCGCCTTCGGGTCGGACGCGCCGGTCGAATCGCCGAACCCGTTCCTCGGCCTGTTCGCCGCGGTCACGCGTCGCCGCGCGGGCGAGGCGGGCGAGGCCTGGATTCCCGAAGAAAAATTGACGCGGCGCGAGGCCGTCGAAGCGTATACAATGGGAGCGGCGTACGCGGCGGGCATGGAAACCCGTCTTGGCCGATTGGCGCCGGGATGCCTCGCCGATCTCATCGTCCTGGAAAAAGACCCGTTCGCCTGTCCCGCGGAAGATTTGCTCACGATGCAGTCGTCCGCAACGATGGCGGGCGGGGATTGGGTTTGGAGGTCCGCATGA
- a CDS encoding stage 0 sporulation protein J, translated as MPQRTGLGKGLDALIPGGDAETRTVVAGGVQQASVESIARNPRQPRVQFDAGELEELAASIREHGIIQPLIVSPGRGGNFTLIAGERRLQAAKRAGLKTVPIIVRQASDRQLLELALIENIQRADLGPLEEAEAYQHLVQDFGLSQEQVAERVGKSRVAVTNTLRLLGLSAKVKQALVDKHIAEGHARALLGLTSAKAQEAALQTVLKLGMSVRQTEGLVRRMGGEKPKAKPKPRVPADVLDVERKLRSSLGTKVVLKHGKKGGAVTIYYYSDEELDTLLERLL; from the coding sequence ATGCCTCAACGAACTGGACTCGGTAAAGGACTCGACGCCCTCATCCCCGGCGGGGACGCGGAGACGCGGACGGTCGTCGCGGGGGGAGTACAGCAGGCCTCCGTGGAATCCATCGCCCGCAACCCGCGCCAGCCGCGGGTCCAGTTTGACGCGGGAGAACTCGAGGAGCTGGCCGCGTCCATCCGCGAGCATGGGATCATCCAGCCGCTGATCGTCTCGCCGGGACGCGGCGGGAACTTCACCCTGATCGCGGGCGAGCGGCGCCTGCAAGCCGCGAAACGCGCGGGGCTGAAGACCGTCCCGATCATCGTCCGTCAGGCCAGCGACCGTCAACTGCTGGAACTCGCGCTGATCGAAAACATCCAACGCGCGGACCTGGGTCCGCTCGAGGAGGCCGAAGCATACCAGCATCTTGTCCAGGATTTTGGACTCTCGCAGGAGCAGGTGGCGGAGCGCGTCGGCAAGAGCCGCGTGGCGGTGACCAACACCCTGCGCCTGCTGGGACTCTCCGCCAAAGTGAAGCAGGCGCTCGTGGACAAGCACATTGCCGAGGGTCACGCCCGCGCCTTGCTCGGACTCACCTCCGCCAAGGCGCAGGAGGCCGCGTTGCAGACCGTGTTGAAGCTGGGCATGTCCGTGCGGCAGACGGAGGGACTTGTCCGCAGGATGGGAGGCGAGAAGCCGAAAGCCAAACCGAAGCCGCGCGTCCCCGCCGACGTGTTGGACGTCGAACGAAAACTCCGCTCCAGCCTCGGGACGAAAGTCGTGTTGAAGCACGGCAAAAAGGGCGGCGCGGTGACGATCTATTATTATTCGGACGAGGAATTGGATACGCTGTTGGAGCGGTTGCTGTAA
- a CDS encoding sporulation initiation inhibitor Soj yields MTRIYTFVNQKGGVGKTTTAINLGAYLAQLGQRVLIVDLDPQANATSSLGVDKNAVRGGVYEVLLDLLPPDSLPLHNERLKMSVLPSSPALAGAEVELVNELARENRLKHALEKLDGRYDYILVDCPPSLGLLTVNGLAAARDGVMIPVQCEYLALEGLGQLTQTIQRVRAALFPDLKVRGVILTMFDPRANLAADVAKEVNKHFPKQTFQSVIPRSIRLAEAPSYGLPISAYAPSSAGARAYEALAREVLKGDGVKV; encoded by the coding sequence ATGACTCGCATCTACACTTTCGTCAACCAAAAAGGCGGCGTGGGCAAGACCACCACCGCCATCAACCTCGGCGCGTATCTGGCGCAGCTCGGACAGCGCGTCCTCATCGTGGACCTCGACCCGCAGGCCAACGCCACCTCCTCCCTCGGCGTGGACAAAAACGCCGTGCGCGGCGGCGTCTACGAAGTCCTGCTCGACCTCCTTCCGCCCGATTCGCTTCCGCTCCACAACGAACGGCTCAAGATGTCCGTCCTGCCGTCTTCGCCCGCGCTGGCCGGCGCGGAAGTGGAACTGGTCAACGAGTTGGCGCGCGAGAACCGCCTCAAACACGCGCTCGAAAAACTGGACGGTCGCTACGACTACATCCTCGTGGACTGCCCGCCCTCGCTCGGTCTGCTGACCGTGAACGGGCTGGCCGCGGCGCGCGACGGCGTGATGATCCCCGTCCAATGCGAGTATCTCGCCCTCGAGGGACTCGGCCAACTCACGCAGACGATCCAACGCGTCCGCGCGGCGCTCTTCCCGGACCTGAAAGTGCGCGGCGTCATCCTGACGATGTTCGACCCGCGCGCCAACCTCGCCGCGGACGTGGCGAAGGAAGTCAACAAGCACTTCCCGAAGCAGACGTTCCAGTCCGTCATCCCGCGCAGCATCCGCCTCGCGGAAGCGCCCTCGTACGGGCTGCCCATCTCGGCCTACGCGCCCTCGTCCGCAGGGGCGCGGGCGTACGAAGCCCTGGCGCGCGAGGTGCTGAAGGGCGACGGAGTTAAGGTCTAA
- a CDS encoding ribokinase, which yields MLSLVPLEPVDYLVVGHLARDLTASGARLGGSAAFSALTARALGLRVGIVTSVGADVSLAALDGIPIVALPSEHSTTFENVYSPEGRRQFLHHQAAPINFTSVPEAWRSAGIIHLGPIANEVSPILPKGFSPSLLGLTAQGWMRTWDESGRVQPAAWEDPFALEAAGAVVISLEDVGGDMEMAERIAMHTRVLAVTEGAAGCVLYWHGDRRRINAPKIAEVDATGAGDVFAAAFFTRLYATRDPWEAARFATLLASHSVARAGLDGIPTEQEIQSCLVEVLQ from the coding sequence ATGCTTTCCCTCGTCCCGCTCGAACCTGTGGATTATCTCGTCGTCGGTCACCTGGCGCGCGACCTGACCGCCTCGGGAGCGCGTCTCGGCGGGAGCGCGGCCTTCTCCGCATTGACGGCGCGCGCCCTCGGACTGCGCGTCGGCATCGTGACCAGCGTGGGCGCGGACGTCTCCCTCGCCGCGCTGGACGGCATCCCGATCGTCGCGCTCCCCTCCGAACACAGCACAACTTTCGAAAACGTCTACTCGCCCGAAGGCAGGAGACAATTCCTGCACCATCAGGCCGCGCCGATCAACTTCACGTCCGTGCCGGAGGCCTGGCGGAGCGCGGGAATCATCCACCTCGGCCCGATTGCCAACGAGGTCAGCCCGATTCTCCCGAAGGGATTCTCCCCCAGCCTGCTCGGGCTGACCGCGCAAGGCTGGATGCGGACGTGGGATGAGTCGGGGCGCGTCCAGCCGGCGGCTTGGGAAGACCCGTTCGCGCTCGAAGCCGCGGGCGCGGTCGTCATCAGCCTCGAAGACGTGGGCGGAGACATGGAAATGGCGGAACGGATCGCCATGCACACGCGCGTCCTGGCCGTCACCGAAGGCGCGGCGGGATGCGTGCTTTACTGGCACGGCGACCGGCGTCGGATCAACGCCCCGAAAATCGCGGAGGTGGACGCGACCGGCGCGGGCGACGTCTTCGCCGCCGCGTTCTTCACCCGTCTCTACGCCACGCGCGATCCCTGGGAGGCGGCGCGCTTCGCCACTCTGCTCGCCTCGCACTCCGTCGCCCGCGCGGGACTCGACGGAATCCCCACCGAGCAGGAGATCCAATCCTGTTTGGTGGAAGTATTGCAATAG
- a CDS encoding DNA-binding response regulator, OmpR family yields the protein MAEKILIVDDDVDTLRLVGLMLQRQGYQIVAATNGQQGISKAVEEQPDLVLLDVMMPDMDGYEVTRRLRQNLATANLPILMFTAKTQLDDKVAGFEVGADDYLTKPTHPTELQAHVKALLARAGSREKKKETETQQANLIGILSARGGLGVSTLAINLAAGLFSRTQAEVGLAELVPGQGTLGLDLGLTNQKALVKFLSGAPSDVTREQVRKALVPHISGVKLLLASDRPSDIHLVSQVVQYEAILDQLASLMRYAVLDLGSGLLPFAQKLLPRCNEVVIVLEGVPNTILHTRELIKELAKLGIKKEAVTVALNNRIRSDTQLPASVVQDKLEHPIAVTLTPAPELLTQATRMQTAAILCQPDGVTAKQILKLVDHLIQNENKEA from the coding sequence ATGGCCGAGAAAATTCTGATCGTTGACGATGATGTGGATACCCTCCGCCTGGTCGGTTTAATGCTTCAGCGGCAGGGCTATCAGATTGTGGCCGCCACCAACGGGCAGCAGGGGATCAGCAAAGCCGTGGAAGAACAACCCGACCTGGTGCTGTTGGACGTGATGATGCCCGACATGGACGGCTACGAAGTGACCCGCCGCCTGCGGCAGAATCTCGCCACCGCCAACCTCCCCATCCTCATGTTCACCGCCAAAACCCAATTGGACGATAAAGTGGCCGGTTTTGAAGTGGGCGCGGACGATTACCTGACCAAGCCCACGCATCCCACCGAACTACAAGCGCACGTCAAGGCCCTGCTCGCCCGCGCCGGTTCGCGCGAGAAGAAAAAAGAGACGGAAACGCAGCAGGCCAACCTCATCGGCATCCTGTCGGCGCGGGGCGGACTGGGCGTGTCTACGCTGGCGATCAACCTCGCGGCGGGATTGTTCTCGCGCACCCAGGCCGAAGTGGGGCTGGCCGAGTTGGTGCCGGGGCAGGGAACGCTCGGCTTGGACCTGGGACTGACCAACCAGAAGGCGCTGGTCAAGTTCCTGAGCGGCGCGCCCTCCGACGTCACGCGCGAACAGGTCAGGAAAGCGCTCGTCCCGCACATCTCCGGGGTCAAACTCCTCCTGGCCTCCGATCGTCCCAGCGACATCCACCTCGTCAGCCAGGTGGTGCAATATGAAGCCATCCTGGACCAACTGGCCTCCCTGATGCGGTACGCCGTCCTGGATCTCGGCAGCGGGCTGCTGCCTTTCGCGCAGAAGCTCCTGCCCCGCTGCAACGAGGTGGTGATCGTGCTTGAAGGCGTCCCGAACACCATCCTGCATACCAGGGAATTGATCAAGGAATTGGCGAAACTGGGAATAAAGAAGGAAGCCGTCACGGTGGCGCTCAACAACCGCATCCGCTCGGATACGCAACTGCCGGCCTCGGTGGTGCAGGATAAGCTGGAACATCCCATCGCCGTAACGCTCACGCCCGCGCCCGAACTGTTGACGCAGGCCACGCGCATGCAGACGGCGGCCATCCTGTGCCAGCCCGACGGCGTGACCGCCAAACAGATCCTCAAGCTAGTGGACCATCTCATCCAGAACGAGAACAAAGAAGCATGA
- a CDS encoding NAD-dependent deacetylase: MTLPSAQAISAIDFAADLLLHAKRALALTGAGISTPSGIPDFRSEGAGLWSRDEPMEVASLNTFRTAPERFYQWFRPLARQIFNAQPNPAHAALAELEKAGRLQMIATQNIDVLHQKAGSRRVAELHGTLATLSCAQCYRQESSEKYLEAFIETGNLPRCTRCGGLMKPDVILFGEQLPQKAWQEAQREARQCDLMLVVGSSLEVLPVAGLPMQALDRGAHLVIVNNTPTYLNVRADVVFLDDAARILPILVERALHG; the protein is encoded by the coding sequence ATGACCCTGCCCTCGGCTCAGGCGATCTCGGCCATTGACTTCGCCGCGGACCTGCTGCTCCACGCCAAACGCGCCCTGGCGCTGACCGGCGCGGGCATCTCCACGCCCTCGGGCATCCCCGACTTCCGCTCCGAAGGCGCCGGCCTGTGGTCGCGCGACGAGCCGATGGAAGTGGCCTCGCTCAACACCTTCCGCACCGCGCCCGAACGGTTCTATCAATGGTTCCGTCCGCTGGCGCGGCAAATTTTTAATGCCCAGCCCAACCCGGCGCACGCGGCCCTGGCAGAGTTGGAAAAGGCCGGGCGGCTTCAGATGATCGCCACCCAAAATATAGACGTCCTCCACCAGAAAGCCGGCTCGCGGCGCGTGGCGGAGCTGCACGGCACGCTCGCCACGCTTTCCTGCGCGCAATGCTACCGCCAGGAAAGCTCGGAAAAATATCTCGAGGCCTTCATCGAAACAGGAAACCTTCCCCGCTGCACGCGCTGCGGCGGGCTGATGAAGCCGGACGTGATCCTCTTTGGCGAACAACTGCCGCAAAAAGCCTGGCAGGAAGCCCAACGCGAAGCGCGTCAATGCGACCTGATGCTGGTCGTCGGCTCCTCGCTCGAAGTCCTGCCGGTGGCGGGACTCCCGATGCAGGCGCTCGACCGCGGCGCGCACCTCGTCATCGTCAACAACACGCCCACTTATCTCAACGTCCGCGCGGACGTTGTCTTTTTAGACGACGCCGCGCGCATCCTGCCCATCCTTGTAGAACGAGCGCTACATGGCTGA
- a CDS encoding ABC transporter yields MSHGGWFISMRAGDEKPKVTKQLLLRVLSYARGYWGHIAGMLVTILLSTGLSLLTPLIFRNMIDVAIPARDARRLVWLGIALLVIPAATGAVNVIQRRLNSVVGEGVIYDLRSSLFARLQRMSLRFFTNTKVGELMSRLNNDVIGAQNAISNTIVNIATNLIQTVALLAVMLTLEWRLTLLSVVILPLFAVAAQRLGSVLRDIARQAMNLNAQMNAHMNETLNIGGALLVKLFGRAREEEKRFRERAGNVRDIGIRRAVVGSTFFVVFGLVSAVGTALVYGLGGYYVIAEIFTVGAIVAFGSYLGQLYGALQGLAGAPVEFSTSMVSFERVFEILDLPLDIVEKENASELRDVKGELQFEDVSFNYSVDESKLLKDVKRYGRMDDVGAVLSLTERPKTEDGGRKPADGQGGRVPPDGEADATSQARDVALSGISFAARPGQLVALVGPSGAGKTTLTYLIPRLYDPTEGLIRIDGRDLRDVTLDSLSSAIGMVTQETYLFHDTIRTNLTYAKPDASQAEIESAAKAANIHNFIVDLPDGYDTIVGERGYRLSGGEKQRIALARVILKDPRILVLDEATSHLDSESEALIQDALKRVMAGRTSIVIAHRLSTILAADLILVMDRGAIVERGSHEELLALNGLYAQLYETQFRGERT; encoded by the coding sequence ATGTCTCATGGCGGCTGGTTCATCTCCATGCGCGCGGGCGACGAAAAGCCCAAAGTCACCAAACAACTTTTACTCCGCGTCCTTTCCTACGCGCGCGGATATTGGGGACACATCGCGGGGATGCTCGTGACGATCCTCCTCTCCACGGGGCTGTCCCTGCTCACGCCGCTCATCTTCCGCAACATGATCGACGTGGCGATCCCCGCCAGGGACGCGCGCCGCCTCGTCTGGCTGGGGATCGCGCTGCTGGTCATCCCCGCGGCGACGGGCGCGGTCAACGTCATTCAGCGGCGGCTGAACTCTGTTGTCGGCGAAGGCGTCATCTACGACCTGCGCTCCAGCCTCTTCGCGCGCCTGCAACGCATGTCGCTGCGCTTCTTCACCAACACCAAAGTCGGCGAGTTGATGTCGCGCCTCAACAACGACGTGATCGGCGCGCAGAACGCCATCAGCAACACCATCGTCAACATCGCCACCAACCTCATCCAGACCGTCGCCCTGCTGGCCGTCATGCTCACGCTCGAATGGCGGCTGACCCTCCTCAGCGTCGTCATCCTGCCGCTGTTCGCCGTCGCCGCGCAGAGACTGGGAAGCGTCCTGCGCGACATCGCCCGTCAGGCCATGAACCTGAACGCGCAGATGAACGCCCACATGAACGAGACCCTCAACATCGGCGGCGCGCTGCTCGTCAAACTCTTCGGCCGCGCGCGCGAGGAGGAGAAACGCTTCCGCGAGCGCGCCGGGAATGTGCGCGATATCGGCATCCGGCGCGCGGTGGTCGGCTCCACGTTCTTCGTCGTCTTCGGCCTCGTCAGCGCGGTGGGCACGGCGCTGGTCTACGGACTCGGCGGCTACTACGTCATCGCCGAGATTTTCACCGTCGGCGCCATCGTCGCTTTTGGCTCCTACCTCGGTCAACTCTACGGCGCGTTGCAGGGACTGGCCGGCGCGCCCGTCGAATTTTCCACCAGCATGGTCTCCTTCGAGCGCGTGTTCGAGATCCTGGACCTGCCGCTCGACATCGTGGAAAAAGAGAACGCGTCCGAACTGCGCGACGTGAAAGGCGAACTGCAATTCGAGGACGTCTCGTTCAACTACAGCGTGGACGAGTCGAAACTGCTCAAAGACGTAAAACGCTACGGGCGCATGGACGACGTGGGCGCGGTGTTGTCGCTGACGGAAAGACCGAAGACGGAGGACGGGGGACGGAAACCCGCGGACGGTCAGGGCGGACGCGTCCCACCCGACGGGGAGGCGGACGCGACCTCCCAGGCCCGCGACGTCGCCCTGAGCGGAATCTCCTTCGCCGCGCGTCCCGGACAGTTGGTCGCCCTCGTCGGCCCCTCGGGCGCGGGCAAAACCACGCTGACGTATCTCATCCCGCGCCTGTACGACCCCACCGAAGGCCTCATCCGCATAGACGGCCGCGACCTGCGCGATGTGACGCTCGACTCGCTCTCCTCCGCCATCGGGATGGTCACGCAGGAGACGTATCTCTTCCACGACACCATCCGCACCAACCTGACGTACGCCAAACCCGACGCGTCGCAAGCCGAGATCGAGTCCGCGGCGAAGGCGGCCAACATCCACAACTTCATCGTGGACCTGCCCGACGGTTACGACACCATCGTCGGCGAACGCGGCTACCGACTCAGCGGCGGCGAGAAACAGCGCATCGCGCTGGCGCGCGTGATTCTCAAAGACCCGCGCATCCTGGTTTTGGACGAGGCCACGAGCCATCTTGATTCCGAATCCGAAGCGCTGATCCAGGACGCGTTGAAGCGCGTCATGGCGGGGCGGACGAGCATCGTCATCGCGCATCGCCTGTCCACCATCCTCGCGGCGGACCTGATCCTCGTGATGGACCGCGGGGCAATCGTCGAACGCGGCTCCCACGAGGAGTTGCTCGCGCTCAACGGACTGTACGCCCAGTTATATGAGACTCAGTTCAGAGGAGAGAGGACATAG
- a CDS encoding osmotically inducible protein OsmC, with translation MEMIIDFPGGARVDAHFRGHDLPTDQPPQGGGQDSAPMPFEVFLASIGTCAGIYVLGFCRQRNIPAEGIRIVQRNHRNPFNGALEKVELDIQVPPTFPKQYHSALIRSADLCLVKKTLENPPKFEITTTEVQPA, from the coding sequence ATGGAAATGATCATTGACTTCCCCGGCGGCGCGCGCGTGGACGCGCACTTCCGCGGCCACGACCTTCCCACCGACCAGCCTCCCCAGGGCGGCGGCCAGGATTCAGCCCCCATGCCTTTCGAGGTCTTTCTCGCCTCCATCGGGACTTGCGCGGGCATCTACGTCCTCGGTTTTTGCCGCCAGCGCAACATCCCCGCCGAGGGCATCCGCATTGTCCAGCGCAACCACCGCAACCCGTTCAACGGCGCGCTCGAAAAAGTGGAACTGGACATCCAGGTCCCGCCCACGTTCCCCAAGCAGTATCACAGCGCCCTCATCCGCTCGGCGGACCTGTGCCTGGTGAAGAAGACGCTCGAAAATCCGCCTAAATTCGAGATCACTACCACCGAAGTCCAGCCAGCCTGA
- a CDS encoding glucose/sorbosone dehydrogenase, with amino-acid sequence MRRLAILTLILTTACAPALTPAPATHVPTLPLPATLAPAAPSPATAAPETEPAPTVQPGGVTDFPNPDSYQWETVADGLERPVDIQNAGDGSGRLFIVEQPGVIRTLANGRLVAEPFLDIRDRVDDSDNEQGLLGLAFHPLFKENGFFYVNYTKRGGDTVIARFHAPLDQNADPDSEVRLLTVKQPFGNHNGGGLAFGPDFYLYIALGDGGSGGDPYGNGQSLKTLLGKILRIDVDNGDPYAIPADNPFGNEIFHYGLRNPWRFSFDPQTRDLWIGDVGQGEWEEIDFLPAGTPGGVNFGWNRFEGMHDYTTGAVPENYRPPLFEYSHNEGCSVTGGYVYRGAMREWQGVYFYGDFCSGKVWGALRTVGAADETAVSTILFETGAQVSSFGVDEVGELYMASLSGSILRLARR; translated from the coding sequence ATGAGACGACTCGCGATCCTGACTCTCATTTTGACGACGGCCTGCGCGCCGGCTTTGACACCCGCGCCGGCCACACACGTCCCGACCCTGCCGCTTCCCGCCACGCTCGCGCCGGCTGCCCCGTCCCCGGCGACGGCGGCCCCGGAAACGGAACCCGCCCCCACCGTCCAGCCCGGAGGCGTGACGGATTTCCCGAATCCCGATTCGTACCAGTGGGAAACCGTCGCGGATGGACTTGAGCGTCCCGTAGACATCCAAAACGCGGGCGACGGCTCGGGACGCCTGTTCATCGTGGAGCAGCCGGGCGTCATCCGAACGCTGGCAAACGGACGGCTGGTCGCAGAACCGTTCCTCGACATCCGCGACCGCGTGGACGACAGCGACAACGAACAGGGTTTGCTGGGGCTGGCGTTCCATCCCCTTTTCAAGGAAAACGGCTTCTTCTACGTCAACTACACCAAACGCGGCGGAGACACGGTGATCGCGCGCTTCCACGCGCCGCTCGACCAAAACGCCGACCCGGATAGCGAAGTCCGCCTGTTGACGGTGAAACAGCCCTTCGGGAATCACAATGGCGGCGGGCTGGCTTTCGGCCCGGACTTCTATCTCTACATCGCGCTCGGCGACGGCGGTTCGGGCGGCGATCCGTACGGCAACGGACAGTCCCTGAAAACTTTGCTCGGAAAAATTTTACGAATTGACGTGGACAACGGCGACCCGTACGCCATCCCCGCCGATAATCCCTTCGGGAACGAGATCTTCCATTACGGGCTGCGAAATCCCTGGCGTTTCTCCTTCGACCCGCAAACCCGCGACCTGTGGATCGGCGACGTGGGACAGGGAGAGTGGGAGGAGATTGACTTCCTGCCGGCCGGCACGCCCGGCGGCGTCAACTTCGGCTGGAACCGCTTCGAGGGAATGCACGATTACACAACAGGCGCCGTCCCCGAAAATTACCGCCCGCCGCTCTTCGAGTACAGTCACAACGAGGGCTGCTCGGTGACGGGCGGTTATGTCTACCGCGGCGCCATGCGCGAATGGCAGGGCGTCTATTTTTACGGAGACTTCTGCTCCGGCAAGGTGTGGGGCGCGCTTCGGACGGTCGGCGCGGCGGACGAGACCGCCGTTTCCACGATCCTGTTCGAGACGGGCGCGCAAGTCTCCTCCTTCGGCGTGGACGAAGTCGGCGAACTCTACATGGCCTCCCTGAGCGGGAGCATCCTGCGCCTGGCGCGCCGCTGA